Genomic DNA from Klebsiella variicola:
CCTGCTGCTCGAGGTGTGGCAGGCCTGTAACAAGTCAGGCCATGAGCTGCTGCTGGAGGTGATCCTGCCGGAAAATGGCCCGGACAAAGACGAGCGCCATTACCACACCATGCTGGAACACTTCTATCAGCTGGGGATCAAGCCGGACTGGTGGAAGCTGCCGCCGCTCTCCAGCGCCAGCTGGCAGCAGATCACCGCCCTTATCGAGCGCGAAGATCCGTGGAGCCGCGGGATCCTGATCCTCGGCCTCGACGCGCCTTCCGACAAACTGCGCGCCGGTTTCGCCGAGGCGGCCGCACACCCGATGATCAAAGGTTTCGCCGTTGGGCGCACCATCTTTGGCCAGCCGTCGCGGCGCTGGATGCAGGGTGAGCTCAGCGATGAGGCCCTGATAGAGGAAGTGAAACGCAACTACCTGACGCTTATTGGCTACTGGCGCGAAGCCCGCCGCTGATCCCCCTACGCCCGTCTCCGTCACCTTGCGGAGCGGGCGTTTTTCTGTTTCTTCGTGAAATGAATCGCGTATTTCGTCGCAATAAATGAAAAATTCGCTTCATTTGGTACACTGGAAGCCATATTCCTTCCATTTTCTCAGAGCGCACTCTATGGCCAATAACCCAACACAGCTGACCATCCTGCAGGATGAAATCAGGCGTCGCTACGATACGTTAAGCAAACGCCTGAAACAGGTCGCCCGCTATATCCTTGATAACAGCAATAGCGTGGCTTTCGATACCGTGGCCTCCATTGCGCAACAGGCGGATGTTCCCCCTTCCACGTTGATTCGTTTTGCCAACGCCTTCGGCTTCAGCGGCTTTAACGAAATGAAACAGATGTTCAAGCAACATTTGATGGAAGAGACCGCCAACTATACCGAGCGCGCCCGTCTGTTCCGCCAGACTACCAGCGATGAGTCCAGCCCGCCGGAAACGCCGACGGAAATCCTCAATATGTTCACGATGGTGAACAACCAGGCGCTGCAGCAGCTGGCGATGCAGACCTCCAGCGATGATCTGGAGCGCGCGGTGGCCCTGCTGGGCGAAGCGGAAAATATCTACGTCATTGGCCTGCGCCGGTCGTTCAGCGTCGCCTCCTATCTGACCTATGCGCTGCGCCACCTCGATCGCAAAGCCTTTCTGATCGACGGCCTCGGCGGCATGTTCACCGAGCAGCTGAGTCTGGTCGGCCCGAAAGACGTGGTGGTGGCGGTGAGCTTCTCGCCGTACGCCCGGGAAGTGGTCGAGCTGGTGGAGCTGGGCGCGCAGCGCAAAGCGCGACAGATCGCGATTACCGACAGCCAGGTCAGCCCGCTGGCGGCCTTCAGCGATGTCTGCTTTGTGGTGCGTGAAGCGCAGGTGGATGGCTTCCGCTCGCAGGTTGCTTCCCTGTGTCTGGCCCAGACGTTGGCGGTTTCGCTGGCGCTGAACAGCAGCCAGGAGTCCGAGGCCAAGCAGAAGGCGTGAGATAAGCCGCCTGGCGTTAGTTGCCCGGCGGAGTCGTATAAGCCTGCGGGAGGATCTCGTAGGCCGGATAAGCGTAGCGCCATCCGGCACAAAGGCGGGTATGGTGCCGGAGGTGTCCTGCCCGGCGGCGCTGCGCTGGCCGGGCCTGGGATATGTGCGCCTGCGGGTCGCCGGAGATAATGTTATTGGTATGCAACTTTATTAATCCGGGAAAAGCGTTTGTCGCATGTGATTTCAGCGCACATTGCGCTCCCGGTTAATCGTCTGCGTTATGCCTGGCATGGCGCAGGGAGCGCACAGGGGGCGGCCAGTCGCCGCCGCCCCCTGTACCCCCGGGCTCCGGCCAGCAAAATCGCCACTGCGTGGTACCTTCGACTTATCCCTGCAGGCTTCGGGTCGGGCCGAGGCAGCGTCCGTGCAAAACACGGCCCTCAGC
This window encodes:
- a CDS encoding MurR/RpiR family transcriptional regulator, which produces MANNPTQLTILQDEIRRRYDTLSKRLKQVARYILDNSNSVAFDTVASIAQQADVPPSTLIRFANAFGFSGFNEMKQMFKQHLMEETANYTERARLFRQTTSDESSPPETPTEILNMFTMVNNQALQQLAMQTSSDDLERAVALLGEAENIYVIGLRRSFSVASYLTYALRHLDRKAFLIDGLGGMFTEQLSLVGPKDVVVAVSFSPYAREVVELVELGAQRKARQIAITDSQVSPLAAFSDVCFVVREAQVDGFRSQVASLCLAQTLAVSLALNSSQESEAKQKA